From one Catenuloplanes nepalensis genomic stretch:
- a CDS encoding DNA-3-methyladenine glycosylase family protein, translated as MLRLQLPEGYHLAGSTRYLGLGRFDPSARFAGGTFWLAAHTPAGPGSLGLTRDGDALAVTAHGEGADWLLGHADAIAGLRDDISDFPGLAAAHPVVTELARVHRGIRLPATGLVFPRLARAILEQKVTGKEAFRGWSGLVRRYGTPAPGPCPDLWVPPAAEVVAGLAYWALHPLGVEQRRAQTILRAAALAATLARCPDSASLTRRLLDIPGIGPWTAAETVRTVFGDADAVSVGDFHIPNTVAWGLAGEARGDDARMLALLAPFAGHRGRVCVLLEAAGIAAPRFGPRMPIRSFARF; from the coding sequence GTGCTCCGTCTACAGCTCCCCGAGGGATACCACCTCGCCGGCTCGACGCGGTACCTCGGGCTGGGGCGTTTCGACCCGTCCGCCCGGTTCGCCGGCGGCACCTTCTGGCTCGCCGCGCACACGCCCGCCGGACCCGGTTCGCTCGGCCTGACTCGCGACGGCGACGCGCTGGCCGTCACCGCGCACGGCGAGGGCGCCGACTGGCTGCTCGGCCACGCGGACGCGATCGCCGGCCTGCGCGACGACATCAGCGACTTCCCCGGGCTGGCCGCGGCGCATCCGGTCGTCACCGAGCTGGCCCGCGTTCACCGCGGCATCCGGCTCCCCGCCACCGGGCTGGTCTTCCCGCGCCTGGCCCGCGCGATCCTGGAGCAGAAGGTCACCGGCAAGGAGGCGTTCCGCGGCTGGTCAGGCCTGGTCCGCCGGTACGGCACGCCGGCGCCCGGCCCCTGCCCCGACCTGTGGGTGCCGCCGGCCGCGGAGGTGGTGGCCGGCCTCGCCTACTGGGCGCTGCATCCGCTCGGCGTCGAGCAGCGCCGCGCCCAGACCATCCTCCGCGCCGCCGCGCTCGCCGCGACGCTCGCCCGCTGCCCCGACTCGGCCTCGCTGACCCGGCGCCTGCTGGACATCCCGGGCATCGGCCCGTGGACCGCGGCGGAGACGGTCCGCACGGTCTTCGGCGACGCGGACGCGGTGAGCGTCGGCGACTTCCACATCCCGAACACGGTCGCCTGGGGCCTGGCCGGCGAGGCCCGCGGCGACGACGCGCGCATGCTGGCCCTGCTGGCCCCGTTCGCCGGCCACCGCGGCCGCGTCTGCGTCCTCCTCGAAGCCGCCGGCATCGCCGCACCCCGCTTCGGCCCGCGCATGCCGATCCGCTCGTTCGCCCGCTTCTAG
- a CDS encoding exonuclease SbcCD subunit D, whose translation MKILHTSDWHVGKVLKGHTRVEEHIAVLRDLVEIAQKERPDLVIVAGDLYDTAAPTPDSTRIVTRALTALRATGAEVVAIGGNHDNGPALDALRPWADAAGIALRGTVRETAAEHVLTGTTAGGEAWRLVALPFLSQRFAVRAVEMYELTASEAQQTYADHIGRLIGKLTEDFADRSAVNILTGHLTVVGAKMGGGERDAHTVLGYAVPASVFPSTAHYVALGHLHRTQQILGPCPIRYSGSPLAVDFGEEENTPSVTIVEVSATKPARPRSAPIRSATPLRTVRGTLPDLERFAERNNADASGWLRVYVREMPRAGLREEVQDLLPNALDVRIDPDMLPTRTSPTAAQRAGRSPSTLFADYLKVRGHDDEGVQDLFDEIYEEIPGGAS comes from the coding sequence ATGAAGATCCTGCACACCTCGGACTGGCACGTCGGGAAGGTCCTCAAGGGACACACCCGGGTGGAGGAGCACATCGCCGTGCTCCGCGACCTGGTCGAGATCGCCCAGAAGGAGCGGCCCGACCTGGTCATCGTGGCCGGCGACCTCTACGACACGGCCGCGCCCACGCCCGACTCGACGCGCATCGTGACCCGCGCGCTGACCGCGCTGCGGGCCACCGGCGCCGAGGTGGTGGCGATCGGCGGCAACCACGACAACGGCCCGGCGCTGGACGCGCTGCGCCCGTGGGCCGACGCGGCCGGCATCGCGCTGCGCGGCACGGTCCGGGAGACCGCGGCCGAGCACGTGCTGACCGGCACCACGGCCGGCGGCGAGGCGTGGCGGCTGGTCGCGCTGCCGTTCCTGTCCCAGCGGTTCGCGGTGCGCGCGGTGGAGATGTACGAGTTGACCGCGTCCGAGGCCCAGCAGACGTACGCGGACCACATCGGCCGGCTGATCGGCAAGCTCACCGAGGACTTCGCGGATCGCAGCGCGGTCAACATCCTCACCGGGCACCTCACCGTGGTCGGCGCGAAGATGGGCGGCGGCGAGCGGGACGCGCACACCGTCCTCGGCTACGCGGTGCCGGCCAGCGTGTTCCCGTCCACCGCGCACTACGTGGCGCTCGGCCACCTGCACCGCACCCAGCAGATCCTCGGCCCGTGCCCGATCCGGTACTCCGGCAGCCCGCTCGCGGTCGACTTCGGCGAGGAGGAGAACACGCCGTCAGTCACGATCGTCGAGGTCAGCGCGACCAAGCCGGCGCGGCCCCGCTCGGCGCCCATTCGGAGTGCGACCCCGCTGCGCACGGTCCGCGGCACGCTGCCCGACCTGGAACGGTTCGCCGAGCGCAACAACGCGGACGCGTCCGGCTGGCTGCGCGTCTACGTGCGCGAGATGCCGAGGGCCGGCCTCCGCGAGGAGGTGCAGGACCTACTGCCGAACGCGCTGGACGTGCGGATCGACCCGGACATGCTGCCCACCCGCACCAGCCCGACCGCGGCGCAGCGGGCCGGCCGCTCCCCCAGCACGCTGTTCGCCGACTATCTCAAGGTGCGCGGGCACGACGACGAGGGCGTGCAGGACCTGTTCGACGAGATCTACGAGGAGATTCCGGGAGGCGCCTCGTGA
- a CDS encoding IS30 family transposase produces the protein MAKPGVPYVVRVRFWEGIRAGLSTEEASTAAGVSRWTGMRWFQDAGGVINNGAGAGSGRYLSFEEREEIMLRRDRGESRRSIAVALGREPSTIGRELARNSTVRVGYRAGRADEKARDRRRRPKPVKLADCPRLRRVVQGKLKLKWSPRQIALWLPRRFPDDESMRVSHETIYQSLFVQSRGGLRKELTACLRTGRALRKPRVRSRQQEKRGRIPAMINIRERPAEAADRAVPGHWEGDLIIGEDGGSAIGTLVERSTRYCMLVHLPDGRDAEAVRDALIATITTLPAHLTKSLTWDQGVEMTRHADFTIATGIDVYFCDPHSPWQRGSNENTNGLLRQYFPKGTDLSVHTRQHLDDVAAELNGRPRETLNMRTPAEALNQLLSAPLAA, from the coding sequence ATGGCGAAGCCGGGTGTTCCTTATGTGGTTCGGGTGCGGTTTTGGGAGGGGATTCGGGCTGGTTTGTCTACCGAGGAGGCGTCGACGGCTGCGGGAGTCTCGCGGTGGACGGGTATGCGCTGGTTCCAGGATGCTGGCGGGGTGATCAACAACGGGGCTGGGGCCGGGTCAGGCCGGTATCTGTCGTTCGAGGAACGCGAGGAGATCATGCTGCGGCGTGATCGGGGTGAGTCGCGGCGGTCGATCGCGGTGGCGCTGGGGCGGGAGCCGTCGACGATCGGGCGGGAACTGGCCCGGAATTCGACCGTGCGGGTGGGTTATCGGGCCGGCCGTGCGGACGAGAAGGCGCGTGATCGCCGCCGCCGGCCGAAGCCCGTGAAGCTCGCGGACTGCCCGCGGTTGCGGCGGGTGGTGCAGGGGAAGCTGAAGCTGAAGTGGTCACCGCGGCAGATCGCGTTGTGGCTGCCCCGGCGTTTCCCGGACGATGAATCGATGAGGGTGTCTCACGAGACGATCTACCAGTCGCTGTTCGTCCAGTCCCGGGGTGGGCTGCGCAAGGAGCTGACCGCGTGCCTGCGGACCGGCAGGGCTCTGCGCAAGCCCAGGGTCAGGTCACGACAGCAGGAGAAACGCGGCCGGATCCCCGCAATGATCAACATCCGTGAGCGGCCCGCTGAGGCCGCCGACCGGGCCGTGCCCGGCCACTGGGAAGGCGACCTGATCATCGGTGAGGACGGCGGCTCCGCGATCGGGACTCTGGTCGAACGCTCCACCCGCTACTGCATGCTCGTCCACCTGCCCGACGGCCGGGACGCCGAGGCCGTCCGCGACGCCCTCATCGCCACCATCACGACACTGCCCGCTCACCTGACCAAGTCACTGACCTGGGATCAAGGCGTCGAGATGACCCGCCACGCCGACTTCACCATCGCCACCGGCATCGATGTCTACTTCTGCGACCCGCACTCGCCCTGGCAGCGCGGCAGCAACGAGAACACCAACGGCCTGCTCCGCCAATACTTCCCCAAGGGCACCGACCTGTCCGTCCACACCAGACAGCACCTCGACGACGTCGCCGCCGAACTCAATGGCCGCCCCCGCGAAACCCTCAACATGCGCACACCCGCCGAAGCCCTCAATCAGCTACTATCGGCACCTCTAGCTGCATAA
- a CDS encoding sigma-70 family RNA polymerase sigma factor has protein sequence MNPAPAPRIPGSPTGPVDPRGRGRRGGGDDGGEGTGGFGPTGSAKSEDALVRTLYEEHAGPLLMFVLRLTGGDRQRAEDIVQETLLRAWRNAHRLGAQGQTSLRPWLVTVARRIAIDDHRSEKARPTETYDRELETFPTTSDETDRLLQEMTVSDALRTLTTAHREILVETYFKGRTVQEAASALGLPLGTAKSRVYYALRALRSALQERGVTG, from the coding sequence ATGAACCCAGCACCCGCTCCTCGCATCCCCGGCAGCCCCACCGGACCGGTCGACCCTCGCGGAAGAGGGCGACGCGGTGGCGGCGACGACGGCGGCGAGGGCACCGGCGGCTTCGGCCCGACCGGCTCCGCCAAGAGCGAGGACGCGCTCGTCCGGACGCTCTACGAGGAGCACGCCGGACCGCTGCTGATGTTCGTGTTGCGACTGACCGGCGGTGACCGGCAGCGCGCTGAGGACATCGTGCAGGAGACGCTGCTGCGGGCCTGGCGTAACGCGCACCGGCTGGGTGCGCAGGGACAGACTTCGCTACGGCCGTGGCTGGTGACGGTCGCCCGGCGGATCGCGATCGACGATCACCGGAGCGAGAAGGCCCGCCCGACCGAGACCTACGACCGCGAGCTGGAGACGTTCCCCACGACATCCGACGAGACCGATCGGCTGTTGCAGGAGATGACCGTCTCCGACGCGTTGCGCACGCTCACCACGGCGCATCGGGAGATTCTGGTGGAGACTTACTTCAAGGGGCGCACGGTGCAGGAGGCCGCATCGGCGCTCGGGCTGCCGCTCGGCACCGCGAAGTCGCGTGTCTACTACGCGCTGCGGGCCCTGCGGTCGGCGCTTCAGGAGCGGGGGGTGACGGGGTGA
- a CDS encoding Pecanex-like protein 1, with amino-acid sequence MPRWTDKLRYSLASRNRKIVAAVATVAVFGGIIAVTQVSNAATNRRNNPGRGQACQAAPQPQVSATTYPRNGRGSFIDENGRRQNVGDGQASEQEINEARGRNRRNRGCTPASLPPTTPAATPSSNTGGGNNNGGGNNNGGGNNNGGGNNNGGGNNGGGQNPGAGEGTVREDTNGLAILGDDCSESQLQPHTGFQEGNRCVDTEFGEVGTAANNPSLLITEIPDNVGVNEAFTISVSTRNLVRDRFLGAAAGGYYLESSFLNDDGLVRGHFHTACRVLQSNDEAPDAAPAPAFFVATEDGGGGRAPDTVQINVPGLPAAGEFQCTVWAGDGSHRTPMMERANQTPAIDSARVQVG; translated from the coding sequence ATGCCCAGGTGGACGGATAAGCTGAGGTATTCCCTCGCCTCGCGGAACAGGAAGATCGTCGCGGCTGTTGCGACCGTCGCGGTGTTCGGCGGCATCATCGCCGTCACCCAGGTGTCGAACGCGGCGACGAACCGGCGTAACAACCCCGGCCGGGGCCAGGCGTGCCAGGCCGCGCCGCAGCCGCAGGTGAGCGCGACGACGTACCCGCGCAACGGCCGCGGCTCGTTCATCGACGAGAACGGACGCCGGCAGAACGTCGGCGACGGCCAGGCCTCCGAGCAGGAGATCAACGAGGCGCGCGGACGCAACCGGCGCAACCGCGGCTGCACCCCGGCCTCGCTGCCTCCCACCACCCCGGCCGCGACGCCGTCGAGCAACACCGGCGGCGGGAACAACAACGGTGGCGGCAACAACAACGGTGGCGGCAACAACAACGGCGGTGGCAACAACAACGGCGGCGGGAACAACGGCGGCGGCCAGAACCCGGGTGCCGGCGAGGGCACGGTCCGCGAGGACACCAACGGTCTCGCGATCCTGGGCGACGACTGCAGCGAGAGTCAGCTCCAGCCGCACACCGGTTTCCAGGAGGGCAACCGCTGCGTCGACACCGAGTTCGGTGAGGTCGGCACCGCCGCGAACAACCCCTCGCTGTTGATCACCGAAATCCCGGACAACGTGGGCGTGAACGAGGCCTTCACCATCTCGGTGAGCACCCGCAACCTGGTCCGTGACCGCTTCCTGGGCGCCGCGGCCGGCGGTTACTACCTGGAGAGCTCCTTCCTGAACGACGACGGCCTGGTCCGCGGTCACTTCCACACCGCGTGCCGCGTGCTGCAGAGCAACGACGAGGCCCCGGACGCGGCTCCGGCCCCGGCGTTCTTCGTCGCGACCGAGGACGGCGGCGGCGGCCGCGCCCCCGACACCGTGCAGATCAACGTGCCGGGCCTCCCGGCGGCCGGCGAGTTCCAGTGCACCGTGTGGGCCGGTGACGGCTCGCACCGCACGCCGATGATGGAGCGCGCGAACCAGACCCCGGCGATCGACTCCGCCCGGGTGCAGGTCGGCTGA
- a CDS encoding DUF4142 domain-containing protein: MGAVLFATPAVAFAQAPTPEVVDPAAQDASGPITSADEQFVIAVRLAGLWEIPSGEMAVEKGESERVQEVGAAIREQHVELDGLAVDAAAKLNIQLPNEPNQDQSNWLAEMEAAEGAEFDEIFVSRLRAAHGKIIPVVSTIRASTRNDVVRALAQQTNAFVMTHLTLLESTDLVNYAGLPAAPNAQADPVTGANALLAAAQARGATGGFDTTAIWLVLVVAVVAGAFGAVRIIRSR; this comes from the coding sequence ATGGGTGCCGTCCTGTTCGCCACGCCCGCCGTGGCGTTCGCGCAGGCACCGACCCCCGAAGTGGTCGATCCGGCCGCTCAGGACGCGTCCGGCCCGATCACGTCCGCGGACGAGCAGTTCGTGATCGCGGTGCGGCTCGCGGGCCTGTGGGAGATCCCGTCCGGCGAGATGGCCGTGGAGAAGGGCGAGTCGGAACGGGTGCAGGAGGTCGGCGCCGCGATCCGCGAGCAGCACGTCGAACTCGACGGGCTGGCCGTGGACGCCGCCGCGAAGCTGAACATCCAGCTGCCGAACGAGCCGAACCAGGACCAGTCGAACTGGCTGGCCGAGATGGAGGCGGCCGAGGGGGCGGAGTTCGACGAGATCTTCGTGTCCCGGCTGCGCGCGGCGCACGGAAAGATCATTCCGGTCGTCAGCACGATCCGCGCCTCGACCCGCAACGACGTCGTTCGCGCGCTGGCCCAGCAGACCAACGCCTTCGTCATGACCCACTTGACGCTCCTGGAGAGCACAGACCTCGTGAACTACGCCGGACTGCCTGCCGCGCCCAACGCGCAGGCCGACCCGGTCACCGGTGCCAACGCGCTGCTGGCGGCGGCGCAGGCGCGCGGTGCCACCGGTGGCTTCGACACGACCGCCATCTGGCTGGTCCTCGTCGTGGCCGTGGTGGCCGGCGCGTTCGGCGCCGTTCGCATCATCCGTAGTCGATAG
- a CDS encoding AAA family ATPase, translating to MRPLRLDMSGFTVFREQTTVDFTDADFFALVGPTGSGKSTVLDAITFALYGQVPRWGTARGIVNALSPSAVEARVRLVFESANERYVATRVVRRDGKGRVNTSGAGLQLMPRGFDVTKLDTGLSPEDLGEVLAGTPAEMDKAVQEAVGLPYEQFTTCVVLPQGQFADFLHAKPATRQQILVNLLDLGVYEEVQRRATTRAGAADAKLSAVDQLLSGLDDTDDAHLAAAADHLDRVIELAEGVEAALPDLRTAATRTEAATVALATLDAEIARLRGVRAPSDVAAIAGAAADARAAAADAVTAVHAAEEREEKVRGEVAGSGDPAALRLLLEAHGELDNLTEQAAELTAMLTSAEAEHGAAAVSVAAARAEHARAVAALEAARQAYQDAQNADRATALRLHLTVGDACPVCAQTVTALPVETPTGYAVPVDGSGRAVDHRHGQDATGLGAAGHGAAGHPGAHPDATGRTADATGNAGRGTGSAGRGSTTPDGRGRAGAPRPRGEAQAAPADPAAQRAAGRSAVAAAEAEGKTARAAADRAQKLVAEREQAARELERTLDRARARHDDLQHRLTATTDKVAGSPGPAALRRELDEIAALRKRLDTAGASVRRAREAARRAQTEAERAEQRLRATWQGFDTARDAVAPFGPPATDRNDVAAAWTGLAGWAAEQVARRTDARAEAETELRAARGGADGVHLRIEGLFVEVGLSAPVKRGESEYLRAAAVATERAEGALRRIEERREQAAELREQRAVHERDGRVAKTLAGHLRANNFERWLLEEALDLLVDGGSRILRELSGGQYELVHDKGEFWVVDHHDAGLRRGVRTLSGGETFQASLALALALSEQLAGMSTTAASLESIVLDEGFGTLDAVTLDSVAATLENLAARGDRMVGVVTHVGALAERIPVRFEVRKDARSARVTRSGL from the coding sequence GTGAGGCCGCTGCGGCTGGACATGTCCGGGTTCACCGTCTTCCGCGAGCAGACCACGGTCGACTTCACCGACGCGGACTTCTTCGCGCTGGTCGGCCCCACCGGCTCCGGCAAGTCCACGGTGCTGGACGCGATCACGTTCGCGCTCTACGGCCAGGTCCCGCGCTGGGGCACCGCGCGCGGCATCGTCAACGCGCTCTCCCCGTCCGCGGTCGAGGCACGCGTCCGGCTGGTCTTCGAGTCCGCCAACGAGCGCTACGTGGCGACCCGGGTGGTCCGCCGGGACGGCAAGGGCCGGGTCAACACCAGCGGCGCCGGGCTTCAACTCATGCCGCGCGGGTTCGACGTGACCAAACTGGACACCGGGCTCTCCCCGGAGGACCTCGGCGAGGTGCTGGCCGGCACGCCCGCGGAGATGGACAAGGCCGTGCAGGAGGCGGTCGGCCTGCCGTACGAGCAGTTCACCACGTGCGTGGTGCTGCCGCAGGGCCAGTTCGCTGACTTCCTGCACGCGAAGCCCGCGACCCGCCAGCAGATCCTGGTCAACCTGCTCGACCTCGGCGTCTACGAGGAGGTGCAGCGCCGCGCCACGACCCGGGCCGGCGCGGCCGACGCCAAGCTCTCCGCGGTCGACCAGCTGCTGTCCGGCCTGGACGACACGGACGACGCGCACCTCGCGGCCGCGGCCGACCACCTGGACCGGGTGATCGAGCTGGCCGAGGGCGTCGAGGCCGCGCTGCCCGACCTGCGCACGGCCGCGACCCGCACCGAGGCCGCCACGGTCGCGCTCGCCACGCTGGACGCCGAGATCGCCCGGCTGCGCGGCGTCCGCGCGCCGTCCGACGTGGCCGCGATCGCCGGTGCCGCCGCCGACGCCCGGGCCGCCGCGGCCGACGCGGTCACGGCCGTGCACGCGGCCGAGGAGCGGGAGGAGAAGGTCCGCGGCGAGGTCGCCGGCAGCGGCGACCCGGCCGCGCTGCGCCTGCTCCTGGAGGCGCACGGCGAGCTGGACAACCTCACCGAGCAGGCGGCCGAGCTGACCGCGATGCTGACCTCGGCCGAGGCCGAGCACGGCGCGGCCGCCGTGTCCGTGGCCGCCGCGCGCGCGGAGCACGCGCGCGCGGTCGCGGCGCTGGAGGCGGCCCGCCAGGCCTACCAGGACGCGCAGAACGCCGACCGGGCCACCGCGCTGCGCCTGCACCTCACGGTCGGCGACGCCTGCCCGGTCTGCGCGCAGACCGTCACGGCCCTGCCGGTCGAGACACCGACGGGTTACGCGGTGCCGGTCGACGGCTCCGGCCGCGCGGTCGATCACCGCCACGGCCAGGACGCGACCGGCCTTGGCGCTGCCGGCCACGGCGCCGCCGGCCACCCGGGCGCGCACCCCGACGCCACCGGGCGCACCGCCGACGCCACCGGCAACGCCGGGCGTGGCACCGGCAGCGCCGGGCGTGGCAGCACGACGCCGGACGGACGCGGCCGAGCCGGAGCCCCCCGCCCGCGCGGTGAGGCGCAGGCGGCTCCGGCCGACCCCGCCGCGCAGCGCGCCGCCGGGCGGTCCGCCGTGGCCGCGGCCGAGGCCGAGGGCAAGACCGCGCGCGCCGCCGCCGACCGGGCGCAGAAACTGGTCGCGGAGCGCGAGCAGGCCGCGCGCGAGCTGGAGCGCACGCTCGACCGCGCCCGGGCCCGGCACGACGACCTGCAGCACCGGCTGACGGCCACCACGGACAAGGTGGCCGGCTCGCCCGGCCCGGCCGCGCTGCGCCGTGAGCTGGACGAGATCGCCGCGCTGCGGAAGAGGCTGGACACCGCGGGCGCGTCCGTGCGCCGGGCCCGCGAGGCAGCACGGCGGGCCCAGACCGAGGCCGAGCGCGCGGAGCAGCGGCTGCGGGCCACCTGGCAGGGCTTCGACACCGCGCGGGACGCGGTCGCGCCGTTCGGGCCGCCGGCGACGGACCGGAACGACGTGGCCGCGGCCTGGACCGGGCTGGCCGGGTGGGCCGCGGAGCAGGTCGCGCGGCGCACGGACGCCCGCGCCGAGGCCGAGACGGAGCTGCGGGCCGCGCGGGGCGGCGCGGACGGCGTACACCTGCGGATTGAAGGTCTTTTCGTCGAGGTCGGCCTGTCCGCGCCGGTCAAGCGCGGCGAGTCCGAATATCTGCGGGCCGCGGCCGTGGCGACCGAGCGGGCCGAGGGCGCGCTGCGCCGCATCGAGGAGCGCCGCGAGCAGGCCGCGGAGCTGCGTGAGCAGCGGGCCGTGCACGAGCGGGACGGCCGGGTCGCGAAGACGCTCGCCGGCCACCTACGGGCCAACAACTTTGAGCGCTGGCTACTGGAGGAGGCGCTGGACCTGCTGGTCGACGGCGGCTCCCGGATCCTGCGCGAGCTGTCCGGCGGGCAGTACGAGCTGGTGCACGACAAGGGCGAGTTCTGGGTCGTCGACCACCACGACGCCGGACTGCGCCGCGGCGTGCGCACGCTCTCCGGCGGCGAGACGTTCCAGGCGTCGCTGGCCCTGGCGCTCGCGCTCTCCGAGCAGCTCGCCGGCATGTCCACCACCGCGGCCAGCCTGGAGTCGATCGTGCTGGACGAGGGCTTCGGCACGCTGGACGCGGTCACGCTCGACTCGGTCGCGGCCACGCTGGAGAACCTGGCCGCCCGCGGCGACCGGATGGTCGGCGTGGTCACCCATGTCGGCGCGCTCGCCGAGCGGATCCCGGTCCGCTTCGAGGTGCGCAAGGATGCCCGTAGCGCGCGAGTGACCCGGAGCGGCCTGTGA
- a CDS encoding helix-turn-helix domain-containing protein, with the protein MTTPGGIGRRLRELREARGLSLSEVARRAGIGKATLSGLETGIRNPTLETLYAVTTQLGVPLGAALAADPEQRVSGAAVTATLLDTFEEPGAVFELYRLRVAVGAHQSSPAHQAGVTEHLTVFAGALRTGPVDAPVLAGAGEHVSWRADVPHVYEALGEIDVHASLLIRTPRAG; encoded by the coding sequence GTGACCACGCCAGGGGGAATCGGCCGTCGTCTGCGCGAGTTGCGGGAGGCCCGCGGGCTGTCGCTGTCCGAGGTGGCGCGCCGCGCCGGGATCGGCAAGGCGACGCTCTCCGGGCTGGAGACCGGCATCCGCAATCCCACGCTGGAGACGCTCTACGCGGTGACCACGCAGCTCGGCGTGCCGCTGGGTGCGGCGCTGGCGGCCGACCCGGAGCAGCGGGTGAGCGGCGCCGCCGTGACCGCGACGCTGCTGGACACGTTCGAGGAGCCGGGCGCCGTGTTCGAGCTGTACCGGCTGCGCGTGGCCGTGGGTGCGCACCAGTCGTCGCCGGCGCACCAGGCGGGCGTGACCGAGCACCTGACCGTGTTCGCGGGCGCGCTGCGCACCGGCCCGGTGGACGCTCCGGTGCTGGCCGGGGCCGGCGAGCACGTGTCCTGGCGGGCCGACGTCCCGCATGTCTACGAGGCGCTGGGCGAGATCGACGTGCACGCGTCGCTGCTGATCCGGACGCCGCGCGCCGGATAA